In Candidatus Sedimenticola sp. (ex Thyasira tokunagai), the following proteins share a genomic window:
- a CDS encoding FAD-dependent oxidoreductase: MDYRKAVLLTLIIALIASFFLFDLGSYLTLENIKAQQAELTNWKETNPWQSAFIVFVVYVVVTALSLPGAAVMSLAIGAIFGLATGLVLVSFASTIGATFAFIISRLLLRDMVQSRFSDKLQSINAGIEKDGAFYLFGLRLVPLFPFFIINLVMGLTPIRTWTFYWVSQVGMLLGTAVFINAGTELAKLDSLSGILSPSLIFSFILLGVFPLMAKKLLAVVKARKALANYSKPTTFDRNLIVIGAGSGGLVASYIAAAVKAKVTLIEKHKMGGDCLNTGCIPSKALIRSARYLAQTRRAEEFGFKSASAEFDFSDVMERVQNVVKQVEPHDSVERYTSLGVDVIEGEAKIISPYSVEVNGETLTTRSIIVATGARPFVPPIPGLDQIDYLTSDDLWTLRELPKRLVVLGGGPIGCELAQSFARFGAEVSIVEMAPKLMIREDDDVTALVTEHFAADGINIYTNHKAKEFKVEEGRKLLIAEHDGSDVELEFDQVLVAVGRMANTQGFGLEELGVEISQRRTVEANDFLQTNFPNIYVCGDVAGPYQFTHTAAHQAWYASVNALFGMFRKFRVDYSVIPFATFTDPEVARVGLNEQDAAVQGIAYEATVYGLDDLDRAIADGENHGFIKVLTVPGKDKILGATIVGEHAGDLIAEFVTAMRYGLGLNKILGTIHIYPTWTEGNKFAAGNWKRAHAPEGVLRWVEKFHTWRRGG; encoded by the coding sequence ATGGATTACCGCAAGGCAGTTCTTCTTACTCTGATCATTGCGCTCATTGCCTCTTTTTTCCTGTTTGATCTCGGCAGCTACCTGACCCTTGAAAACATCAAGGCTCAGCAGGCTGAGCTGACAAACTGGAAAGAGACGAATCCCTGGCAGAGTGCTTTCATCGTCTTTGTCGTCTATGTGGTGGTGACCGCACTCTCTCTTCCCGGGGCGGCGGTAATGTCGTTGGCTATCGGTGCTATTTTTGGACTGGCGACCGGCCTTGTTCTTGTATCTTTTGCCTCCACCATCGGTGCAACCTTTGCCTTTATAATCTCACGGCTACTGCTCAGGGATATGGTGCAGTCACGCTTCAGCGATAAACTGCAGTCGATCAATGCCGGTATCGAGAAGGATGGTGCCTTCTATCTTTTTGGCTTGAGGCTGGTACCGCTTTTCCCCTTCTTTATTATCAACCTGGTGATGGGACTAACTCCCATACGTACCTGGACCTTCTACTGGGTGAGTCAGGTAGGCATGCTGCTGGGTACCGCTGTTTTTATCAATGCCGGTACCGAACTGGCAAAGTTGGATTCACTCTCCGGCATTCTTTCCCCCAGTCTAATTTTCTCCTTTATCCTGCTTGGAGTATTTCCTCTGATGGCAAAAAAACTACTGGCAGTGGTAAAAGCTCGTAAGGCATTGGCAAATTACTCCAAGCCCACCACTTTTGACCGTAACCTGATCGTAATAGGTGCCGGCTCCGGTGGGTTGGTGGCCTCCTATATTGCCGCCGCCGTAAAGGCCAAAGTGACACTGATCGAGAAGCACAAGATGGGAGGAGACTGCCTTAATACCGGGTGCATCCCCTCCAAGGCGTTGATCCGCTCGGCACGCTATCTTGCCCAGACCCGGCGGGCGGAAGAGTTCGGTTTCAAGTCAGCCTCGGCCGAGTTCGATTTTTCAGATGTGATGGAGCGGGTTCAGAATGTAGTAAAACAGGTTGAGCCTCACGATTCGGTAGAGCGTTATACAAGCCTCGGAGTCGATGTAATTGAGGGTGAGGCAAAGATCATCTCACCCTACAGCGTCGAGGTGAATGGAGAGACCCTCACTACCCGCAGCATTATTGTTGCTACCGGTGCACGACCCTTTGTGCCGCCGATCCCTGGTCTCGACCAGATCGACTACCTTACCTCTGACGATCTCTGGACACTGCGGGAGCTGCCGAAACGACTGGTGGTGCTGGGTGGCGGCCCCATCGGTTGTGAGTTGGCACAGAGCTTTGCACGTTTCGGTGCGGAAGTTAGCATAGTGGAGATGGCGCCAAAGCTGATGATCCGGGAGGATGATGATGTCACCGCACTGGTCACAGAGCACTTTGCCGCTGACGGCATCAATATCTACACCAATCACAAAGCAAAAGAGTTCAAGGTGGAGGAGGGCAGAAAACTCCTCATCGCTGAGCATGATGGCAGTGATGTGGAACTTGAGTTCGATCAGGTATTGGTGGCGGTGGGGCGTATGGCCAACACCCAGGGCTTTGGCTTGGAGGAACTGGGGGTGGAGATATCCCAACGCCGCACAGTGGAGGCCAACGACTTCCTGCAGACCAACTTTCCCAACATCTATGTCTGTGGTGACGTAGCCGGGCCCTACCAGTTTACCCATACCGCCGCGCACCAGGCATGGTACGCTTCGGTCAATGCCCTGTTCGGTATGTTCCGCAAATTCAGGGTGGACTATTCAGTCATTCCCTTTGCCACCTTCACCGATCCTGAGGTGGCGCGGGTCGGCCTCAATGAGCAGGACGCAGCCGTCCAGGGTATCGCCTATGAGGCAACGGTCTACGGTCTGGATGATCTTGACCGGGCCATTGCCGATGGAGAAAATCACGGCTTCATAAAAGTGCTGACCGTACCGGGTAAAGATAAAATACTCGGTGCCACCATTGTCGGTGAACATGCCGGTGATTTGATTGCAGAGTTTGTTACCGCCATGCGTTATGGTCTTGGATTAAACAAGATTCTCGGCACTATCCATATCTATCCCACCTGGACAGAAGGCAACAAGTTCGCCGCCGGTAACTGGAAGCGGGCACATGCCCCGGAGGGAGTGCTGCGATGGGTGGAGAAGTTCCACACTTGGCGCCGGGGCGGCTGA
- a CDS encoding EAL domain-containing protein, with product MMKWGKSVLTQYLLLLATALVVLVFIQTRSIDVEMHNRRIDLLLNIKQTEGELDRNVILTGSLQLTQYDPFVETQTRFDKLLQELESDELILADDSSVKFSSHFSEYRKSLETKLQLIERIKSHAALLRNGLHYLPLAVELLRQDNPEMEGRLSRLLNKLYLYKLFPGELETRDINSEIDEIEAFTEESSDTIKKLKNVLFHMRASLMRIKDLQALHVNYMAVPTHAWLEKLHQAYNTHYASQTRYSETYSRIMLAFSVILLISLGITMRRLTRARKQSEQAWNQLRDAVESLSESFALFAPDGRLVLNNSRYLELYPWLEEIIKPGVTLDEILLANTQSGQIAGRVDEGGNPYTDKSQLPCNGCRTYIEQLEDGRWYLASDSCTSAGELASVRIDITESKRSEQQLRKLYRALEQSPASVIITDTSGNIEYVNPKFEETTGYTEKEALGQNPRLLKSGDKSPEEYKEMWDTITAGKVWRGQFHNKRKDGIIYWEAASISPVRDTNGTITHYIAVKEDITARKRAEDQLRMNATVFETTTEAIMVTDADNHIKTVNPSFTRITGYELEEVIGHDPSILSSGRHDEAFYKTMWHSLRVRGYWNGELWNRKKDGSIYPEWLSLAAIHDDKGEVQEYIALFSDITRRKQDEEQIRRQANYDALTGLPNRSLLVDRLANSLKSAHRENWRVALLFVDLDRFKSINDSLGHVAGDKLLQLVAERLLDCVREADTVSRFGGDEFVLILEDIRQASDAAEIAKKILTVLERPFDLNGRDAFIGASIGVTLYPDDSSDADTMLRNADMAMYRAKDAGRNTYQFFTLAMNERVQQQIKLEHDMRLALERDELLLHYQPIVRIADLRVIGVEALLRWPHPERGYISPNQFIPLAEESGLIAPIGRWVLETACCQAATWQQNGLDLKVNVNLSSRQLVLGLEVGEIKQILDEAGLDPSELNLEITESLMMEGTDSTLEWLEAVRALGVELSIDDFGTGYSSLSYLKRFPMNTLKIDREFVRELPNNHEDASLVQAI from the coding sequence ATGATGAAATGGGGAAAATCTGTACTCACCCAATATCTGCTACTACTCGCTACTGCTCTGGTGGTACTGGTCTTTATACAGACCCGCTCCATTGATGTGGAGATGCATAACAGGCGCATCGACCTGTTACTGAATATCAAACAGACGGAGGGCGAACTCGACAGAAACGTGATTCTGACAGGCTCATTACAGCTGACCCAGTATGATCCTTTTGTGGAGACTCAGACCCGGTTCGACAAACTACTGCAAGAGCTGGAATCAGATGAGCTGATATTGGCTGACGATAGTTCTGTGAAATTCAGCAGTCACTTTTCTGAGTACCGCAAGAGCCTGGAGACCAAACTACAGCTGATAGAGCGTATCAAATCCCATGCTGCCCTATTACGCAATGGACTGCACTACCTGCCTCTGGCCGTTGAGTTATTACGGCAGGACAATCCGGAGATGGAAGGCCGGCTCTCCCGTCTGCTCAACAAGCTCTACCTCTATAAACTGTTTCCAGGAGAACTCGAAACCAGAGATATCAATTCTGAAATAGACGAAATCGAAGCTTTTACCGAAGAGAGCAGCGATACCATAAAAAAACTGAAAAATGTGCTTTTTCACATGCGTGCCAGTCTCATGCGCATCAAAGACCTGCAGGCTCTCCACGTAAACTACATGGCGGTTCCAACCCATGCCTGGCTTGAAAAACTCCACCAAGCGTATAACACACACTACGCCAGCCAGACCCGTTACAGTGAGACCTACAGTCGGATAATGCTTGCCTTTTCCGTAATCCTTTTAATCAGCCTGGGGATTACAATGCGACGCCTGACCAGGGCACGTAAACAGAGTGAACAGGCCTGGAATCAGTTACGGGATGCAGTAGAGAGTCTGTCTGAATCCTTTGCCCTGTTCGCGCCCGACGGCAGGCTGGTCCTTAACAACAGCCGTTACCTCGAACTCTACCCATGGCTTGAGGAGATCATCAAACCCGGGGTCACACTGGATGAAATACTACTTGCCAACACCCAGTCTGGACAGATTGCAGGGAGAGTGGATGAGGGGGGCAATCCTTACACCGATAAGTCTCAGCTTCCCTGTAATGGGTGCAGAACCTATATTGAGCAGTTAGAGGATGGACGCTGGTACCTTGCCAGTGATTCATGCACCTCTGCAGGCGAACTGGCCTCTGTGAGGATCGATATCACCGAGAGCAAACGTAGTGAGCAACAGCTGAGAAAACTCTACCGCGCCTTGGAACAGAGCCCCGCCTCAGTGATTATCACCGATACCAGTGGCAACATTGAGTACGTCAATCCAAAATTCGAAGAGACCACCGGCTACACCGAAAAAGAGGCCCTTGGGCAAAACCCCCGCTTGCTTAAATCCGGGGACAAGTCCCCAGAAGAGTACAAAGAGATGTGGGATACCATCACTGCCGGCAAGGTATGGCGAGGCCAGTTCCACAACAAGCGCAAGGACGGCATTATCTACTGGGAGGCCGCTTCCATCTCCCCGGTGCGCGATACAAACGGAACCATCACCCACTACATTGCGGTGAAAGAGGACATCACCGCCCGTAAACGGGCCGAAGATCAACTGCGGATGAACGCCACGGTATTCGAAACCACTACCGAGGCGATCATGGTCACCGACGCGGACAACCACATCAAAACAGTCAACCCCTCGTTCACCCGTATAACCGGCTATGAGCTGGAGGAGGTGATCGGCCACGATCCAAGCATTCTCAGTTCCGGTCGCCATGATGAGGCATTCTACAAAACGATGTGGCACTCTCTCCGGGTCAGAGGTTACTGGAACGGCGAGCTCTGGAACCGTAAAAAGGACGGCAGCATCTACCCTGAGTGGCTATCCCTGGCCGCCATCCATGATGATAAGGGGGAGGTACAGGAGTACATCGCACTCTTTTCCGATATCACCCGCCGCAAACAGGATGAGGAGCAGATCCGCCGTCAGGCCAACTATGACGCGCTGACCGGTCTACCTAACCGTTCATTGCTTGTGGACAGGTTGGCGAACTCCCTCAAGAGTGCACACCGCGAAAACTGGCGCGTAGCATTGCTGTTTGTGGATCTGGACCGGTTCAAGTCGATCAACGACAGCCTGGGACACGTGGCCGGTGATAAACTGCTTCAACTGGTGGCGGAGAGATTACTGGATTGTGTTCGAGAAGCCGATACCGTTTCGCGCTTCGGAGGTGATGAGTTTGTCCTCATTCTGGAGGATATCAGACAGGCTAGTGATGCCGCTGAAATCGCAAAAAAGATCCTCACCGTCCTGGAGCGGCCATTTGATCTTAATGGACGGGATGCATTTATTGGCGCAAGCATCGGCGTCACCCTCTATCCCGATGACTCATCTGACGCAGACACCATGTTGCGTAACGCGGACATGGCTATGTACCGTGCCAAGGATGCCGGGCGCAACACCTACCAGTTCTTCACTTTAGCCATGAATGAGCGAGTACAGCAACAGATCAAACTCGAGCACGACATGCGCCTGGCGCTGGAACGTGATGAGTTGCTTCTGCACTATCAACCTATTGTCCGTATTGCCGATCTACGTGTGATTGGGGTGGAGGCGCTGCTGCGATGGCCCCACCCGGAACGGGGATATATTTCACCGAACCAGTTCATTCCCCTGGCCGAGGAGAGTGGGCTTATCGCGCCCATAGGAAGGTGGGTATTGGAAACGGCTTGCTGCCAGGCTGCTACCTGGCAACAGAATGGGCTGGACTTGAAGGTCAACGTCAACCTTTCAAGCAGACAGCTGGTTCTTGGCCTCGAAGTTGGTGAGATCAAACAGATTTTGGATGAAGCCGGGCTGGATCCATCAGAACTCAACCTGGAGATCACCGAAAGCCTGATGATGGAGGGCACCGATTCAACTCTTGAGTGGCTTGAGGCGGTCCGCGCATTGGGAGTCGAGCTTTCCATTGATGATTTCGGCACAGGTTACTCATCTCTGAGTTACCTGAAACGTTTCCCAATGAACACGCTCAAGATCGACAGGGAATTCGTGCGTGAGCTACCGAATAATCATGAGGACGCATCCCTGGTCCAGGCCATCTAA
- a CDS encoding type I secretion system permease/ATPase, with translation MLKQVPITPSPATQESREWKIPEGGSIHDDPLLDCLLILAKHFGKPVSKESALAGLPLEEGGLTPSLLIRAAERLSYSARILKRRLKGIDNLTLPAILLLANHKACLLLEIDRVNATAHIIEPETGTGEAWVRLEDLKQRYLGFTIFIHPEYQFDRRTPELFQIRSKNWFWGTLSKSWRIYRDVLVASFLINVFALASPLFIMNVYDRVVPNNAFETLWVFTIGVCIVYGFDLLIRVVRGYFIDLAGKKSEITLSAHIFERVLGLKMKDRPLSVGAFASHLREFDMVRDFITSATITTLIDIPFVALFLVIISLIGGPIIMVPAIGIPLVLIFSMLIQPALRKATENSFRMAAQRNATLVESLIGLEAIKSLGAEGQMQQKWEESVAHIAKWSIRSRMISSSAINLSIAAQHLATVGTVVVGVYLVSEGQLSMGGLIACVILVGRTMAPIGQVASLASRYNQAKAALKTLHGIMDLPQERPPEKTFLHRPILKGGIRFKDVDFTYPGQSSNALHKISFTIRPGEKTAIIGRIGSGKSTLKKLIMGMYEPDSGSILIDGTDIHQLDPADLRRNIGYVPQDTTLFFGSVRDNIVMGVPHVEDAAILRAARIAGVTEFVDQHPSGFDMAVGERGINLSGGQRQSISIARALLLDPPILLFDEPTNEMDNSTEALLKRRLAKEVLNGKTLIVATHRASLSNLVDRIIVIEQGRIIADGPREQVMEVLREGKLNISRPSQ, from the coding sequence ATGCTGAAACAGGTCCCAATAACACCGTCTCCTGCAACACAGGAGTCCAGGGAGTGGAAGATCCCGGAAGGTGGATCCATACACGACGATCCACTGCTGGATTGCCTACTTATCCTGGCGAAGCACTTTGGCAAACCGGTATCCAAGGAGTCAGCACTTGCCGGGTTGCCACTTGAAGAGGGTGGGTTGACCCCGTCCCTCCTGATCCGTGCGGCGGAACGGCTCAGTTACTCGGCACGGATTCTGAAACGTCGCCTGAAAGGGATCGATAATCTCACCCTGCCGGCCATTCTGCTGCTGGCCAACCACAAGGCCTGCCTGCTTCTCGAAATTGACCGCGTAAATGCCACTGCCCACATTATCGAGCCGGAGACCGGGACGGGAGAGGCGTGGGTTCGCCTGGAAGATCTGAAACAACGCTACCTGGGCTTTACCATCTTCATCCACCCTGAATATCAGTTTGATCGCCGCACCCCCGAGCTGTTCCAGATCCGAAGCAAGAATTGGTTCTGGGGGACACTGTCGAAGTCATGGCGTATCTATCGTGATGTATTGGTCGCCTCGTTTCTGATCAATGTCTTCGCCTTGGCCAGCCCCCTGTTCATCATGAATGTCTATGACAGGGTGGTCCCCAACAACGCCTTCGAGACCCTCTGGGTGTTTACCATTGGCGTCTGTATCGTCTACGGATTCGATCTGCTGATCCGGGTGGTACGCGGCTACTTTATCGACTTGGCTGGAAAAAAGTCGGAGATCACCCTGTCCGCCCATATCTTCGAGCGGGTACTGGGCCTGAAGATGAAGGACCGTCCACTTTCGGTAGGCGCCTTTGCCAGCCACCTACGGGAATTCGATATGGTGAGGGATTTCATCACCTCAGCCACTATAACCACCCTGATCGATATCCCCTTCGTCGCCCTGTTTCTCGTCATTATCAGCCTGATCGGGGGACCTATCATAATGGTCCCGGCCATCGGCATACCGCTGGTATTGATCTTCAGCATGCTGATCCAGCCCGCTCTTCGAAAGGCCACGGAAAACAGCTTCCGGATGGCCGCCCAACGCAATGCGACGCTGGTGGAGAGTCTGATCGGTCTGGAGGCGATCAAGTCACTGGGTGCCGAGGGGCAGATGCAGCAAAAGTGGGAGGAGTCCGTTGCCCATATTGCAAAGTGGTCCATCCGATCACGTATGATATCTAGCTCGGCCATCAATCTCTCGATTGCAGCCCAGCATTTGGCCACCGTCGGAACGGTTGTAGTGGGGGTCTATCTGGTATCCGAGGGGCAGTTGAGCATGGGTGGGCTGATCGCTTGTGTGATCCTGGTGGGCCGAACCATGGCCCCCATCGGCCAGGTCGCCTCCCTCGCTTCCCGTTACAACCAGGCCAAGGCAGCGCTGAAGACTCTGCATGGAATCATGGATCTGCCGCAGGAGCGCCCTCCCGAAAAAACATTCCTGCATCGCCCCATACTCAAGGGCGGCATCAGATTCAAGGATGTCGACTTCACCTATCCGGGGCAGTCCAGCAACGCCCTCCACAAAATATCCTTCACCATTAGGCCAGGGGAGAAGACGGCCATCATCGGTAGAATCGGTTCGGGTAAGAGCACCTTGAAAAAGCTGATCATGGGGATGTATGAACCGGACTCCGGCTCTATCCTCATTGATGGCACCGATATCCACCAACTGGATCCCGCCGACCTGCGCAGGAACATCGGCTACGTCCCTCAGGACACCACCCTCTTCTTCGGCAGCGTCCGGGACAATATCGTAATGGGAGTGCCGCATGTGGAGGATGCAGCCATTCTCCGGGCCGCCCGGATCGCCGGGGTGACCGAATTTGTCGATCAACACCCCTCCGGTTTTGACATGGCGGTCGGTGAGCGCGGCATTAATCTTTCCGGCGGTCAGAGGCAATCCATCAGCATTGCGCGAGCCCTGTTACTCGATCCACCGATTCTATTGTTCGATGAACCGACCAATGAGATGGATAACTCCACCGAAGCACTGCTGAAGCGCCGGCTGGCCAAGGAGGTGTTGAATGGCAAGACCCTGATTGTCGCCACCCATAGAGCCTCCCTCTCGAATCTCGTTGACCGAATTATCGTTATTGAACAGGGCCGGATCATTGCCGATGGGCCGAGAGAGCAGGTGATGGAGGTCCTACGGGAAGGCAAGCTCAATATTTCGAGGCCGTCCCAATAG
- a CDS encoding EAL domain-containing protein, producing the protein MAKSLNLKVVAEGVETEEQLKFTREKGCELVQGFLFSKPLPADEIPNVVTSPLVLKEDL; encoded by the coding sequence ATGGCCAAAAGTCTTAATCTAAAGGTAGTGGCTGAGGGTGTTGAGACAGAGGAACAACTAAAATTCACACGAGAAAAGGGTTGCGAACTGGTCCAGGGCTTTTTGTTCAGCAAGCCCCTCCCTGCTGATGAGATTCCTAATGTTGTAACTAGCCCCCTGGTTCTTAAAGAGGATCTGTAG
- a CDS encoding cytochrome c peroxidase gives MFHSKLTKNILFSVLCLLNTVAWSGESLVNEPILPIQPAQNLNPGKVALGDRLFHDPQLSADNTLSCSHCHRLDKGGDDGLSHSPGVGGAIGVINAPTIYNSSYNFRQFWDGRSANLVDQVRGPVHNPIEMASNWPQVISKLNRDKEYRQAFSQLYSDGITALNIKNAIAEFERSLTTPNARFDLWLMGDETALSEQEKHGYSLFKSYGCIACHQGANVGGNMYHRMGAMGNYFSDRDGEVTAADLGRFNVTGDPEDRHLFKVPSLRLTALTSPYFHDGRTHCLEKAITIMARYQLGREIPKED, from the coding sequence GTGTTTCATAGCAAGCTGACAAAAAATATACTCTTCAGTGTATTATGCCTGCTAAACACAGTTGCCTGGTCAGGGGAATCTCTGGTCAATGAACCCATCCTGCCAATACAACCAGCCCAAAACCTCAACCCTGGCAAGGTCGCCCTGGGAGATCGGCTGTTTCATGATCCCCAACTCTCCGCCGATAACACGTTAAGCTGTTCCCACTGCCACCGACTCGACAAAGGAGGAGACGATGGGCTATCTCATTCCCCTGGGGTCGGCGGTGCCATAGGAGTTATCAATGCACCCACCATCTACAACAGCAGTTACAATTTCAGACAATTCTGGGACGGCCGTTCAGCCAACCTTGTAGATCAGGTTCGCGGTCCAGTACACAACCCTATCGAAATGGCCTCAAACTGGCCCCAGGTCATATCCAAACTGAACCGGGACAAAGAGTACAGGCAAGCATTCTCACAGCTCTACAGCGACGGTATCACCGCTCTCAACATCAAGAACGCCATCGCCGAGTTTGAGCGTTCCCTCACCACTCCAAATGCCCGCTTTGACCTCTGGCTCATGGGCGACGAGACAGCTCTCAGCGAACAGGAAAAACACGGTTACAGCCTGTTCAAATCCTACGGCTGTATCGCCTGCCATCAAGGCGCTAATGTGGGAGGTAATATGTACCACCGCATGGGTGCAATGGGTAACTACTTCTCCGATAGAGACGGCGAAGTCACTGCTGCCGATCTCGGTCGTTTCAACGTTACCGGAGACCCCGAGGACAGGCACTTATTCAAGGTTCCCAGTCTGCGTCTGACTGCACTCACATCCCCCTACTTCCATGATGGTCGTACACACTGCCTGGAGAAAGCGATCACCATCATGGCCCGTTACCAGCTCGGCCGAGAGATTCCAAAAGAGGATTAA
- a CDS encoding HlyD family type I secretion periplasmic adaptor subunit, which yields MRKQDAELITNARAVILEQAPRGGRFLIWSLIAFLAFALVWIQQAEIDTITRGTGKVIPSRQLQVIQNLEGGIVSEILVNEGDIIEKNAPLLKIDDVRFSSSFRESQLQYFTLLIKVSRLEAEAKQKKFTPPKELREKYPGLVSRELELYQSRANQLAATSQILEQQASQRQSELSELFSKRRQYKESYNLANRELELTAPLIEDGAVSEVDILRLKRSVNDLEGELNSTNINIPRARSKLKEAGRKIEENRLSFLNKVRSELNEVQSEMSRLQESNIALKDRVQRTLVRSPVRGRINRLLVNTIGGVIQPGMDLVEIVPLDDSLLVEARIRPRDIGFLHPGQEAMVKFTAYDFAVYGGLKAHLEYISADSITDEQGDPFYHVRVRTKESHLKSATGNLAIIPGMLADIDVQTGKKTVLEYLLKPVLRAREYALKER from the coding sequence ATGCGCAAACAGGACGCCGAGCTGATCACCAACGCCAGAGCCGTGATACTGGAACAGGCTCCACGGGGTGGGCGTTTCCTTATCTGGTCCTTGATCGCTTTTCTCGCCTTCGCCCTGGTCTGGATTCAGCAGGCCGAGATTGACACCATTACACGCGGTACCGGCAAGGTAATCCCATCCCGTCAGCTCCAGGTGATACAGAACCTGGAGGGTGGCATCGTCTCCGAGATTCTAGTCAACGAGGGGGATATTATCGAAAAGAACGCCCCCCTGCTGAAGATTGATGATGTCCGTTTCTCCTCCTCATTCCGGGAGAGTCAGCTGCAGTACTTTACACTCCTTATCAAAGTGTCCCGTCTGGAGGCTGAAGCGAAGCAAAAGAAGTTCACACCTCCCAAGGAGCTGAGGGAAAAGTATCCCGGTCTTGTCAGCAGGGAGTTGGAACTGTACCAATCCCGGGCCAACCAATTGGCTGCCACCTCCCAGATTCTGGAGCAGCAAGCCAGCCAACGGCAAAGTGAGCTATCGGAGTTGTTCTCCAAGCGGCGCCAGTACAAGGAGAGCTACAATCTTGCCAACAGAGAGTTGGAACTGACAGCCCCGCTGATCGAGGATGGCGCAGTCTCCGAAGTAGATATCCTGCGACTGAAACGCTCGGTCAACGATCTGGAGGGTGAGCTCAACTCCACCAATATCAACATCCCACGGGCGAGATCGAAACTGAAGGAGGCGGGGAGAAAGATTGAGGAGAACAGGCTCTCATTTTTGAACAAGGTACGCAGTGAACTCAATGAGGTACAGTCAGAGATGTCCCGTCTCCAGGAATCGAATATCGCCCTGAAAGACCGTGTACAACGGACGCTGGTCCGGTCGCCGGTACGCGGCCGTATCAATCGCCTGTTGGTCAATACCATCGGCGGTGTCATTCAACCCGGCATGGATCTGGTTGAGATCGTCCCTTTGGATGACTCCCTGTTGGTGGAGGCCCGCATCCGTCCACGCGATATCGGCTTCCTCCATCCGGGACAGGAGGCAATGGTCAAATTCACCGCTTACGACTTCGCAGTATATGGTGGTCTCAAGGCCCATCTTGAGTACATCAGTGCCGACAGCATTACGGATGAACAGGGAGATCCCTTCTATCATGTACGCGTAAGGACGAAAGAGAGCCATCTTAAGAGCGCGACGGGTAATCTGGCTATCATCCCGGGCATGCTCGCTGACATCGATGTCCAGACAGGGAAGAAAACAGTGCTGGAGTATCTTCTGAAGCCGGTATTACGTGCAAGAGAGTATGCATTGAAGGAACGCTAA
- a CDS encoding VOC family protein, producing MSEITGFHHVSLIVADTTRALGFYQGVMGLKLVGDRPDLGFPGAWLWLGRQQIHLLELPNPDRVSGRPEHGGRDRHTAVSVVDLDAVIKQLDAMGLTYTLSRSGRRALFCRDPDGNAWELIETPK from the coding sequence ATGAGTGAGATCACAGGGTTTCATCATGTCAGTCTGATCGTTGCCGATACCACCAGAGCACTTGGCTTCTATCAGGGTGTAATGGGTTTGAAATTGGTTGGGGATCGCCCTGACCTCGGCTTCCCAGGTGCCTGGTTATGGTTGGGTCGGCAGCAGATCCATCTGTTGGAGTTGCCTAACCCGGATCGGGTCTCCGGGCGGCCTGAACATGGTGGCCGTGATCGTCACACTGCAGTGTCGGTGGTTGATCTCGATGCTGTGATCAAGCAGCTGGATGCTATGGGCCTGACCTACACTCTCAGCAGATCAGGCCGACGGGCGCTCTTTTGCCGTGATCCCGATGGTAATGCCTGGGAGTTGATTGAGACTCCCAAATAG
- a CDS encoding transglutaminase-like cysteine peptidase gives MNLFSAKASLAAPVVAAVMLFSSLPCFAFTPLSLTDSTLNYHWMHDRVLQIYGGEAINRLHSWRQLVQTGEMASQQERLLLVNRYFNRFRFVPDGMAGDNADPWSTPLETLTSREGDCEDLAIGKYYTLLEMGVPASQLRILHVRLPERNEDHMVVAYHPESGKQQAVILDNVTDYVGALSTRTDLLPVYSFNDQGVWVVNPLNGAERPVKQRIHKWDELRATWQNQLLPIQTS, from the coding sequence ATGAACCTTTTTTCGGCTAAGGCCTCTCTGGCAGCTCCCGTTGTGGCTGCTGTAATGCTGTTTTCATCACTCCCCTGTTTCGCATTTACACCTCTGTCGCTGACTGATTCGACGCTAAACTACCATTGGATGCATGACCGCGTCCTACAGATCTACGGGGGGGAAGCGATTAATCGACTCCATTCCTGGCGTCAGCTGGTGCAAACGGGTGAAATGGCCAGTCAGCAGGAGCGCCTGCTGCTGGTCAATCGCTATTTCAACCGGTTCCGGTTCGTGCCGGATGGGATGGCAGGGGATAATGCAGACCCTTGGTCGACTCCACTGGAGACCCTGACCAGCAGAGAAGGAGACTGCGAAGACCTGGCCATCGGCAAGTATTACACCCTACTGGAGATGGGCGTCCCGGCATCCCAACTCCGGATACTCCATGTCCGCCTTCCGGAGAGAAACGAGGATCACATGGTGGTTGCCTACCATCCCGAGTCTGGCAAGCAACAGGCGGTGATACTTGATAATGTTACCGACTACGTGGGCGCCCTCTCGACACGCACCGACCTTCTACCGGTTTATAGCTTCAATGACCAAGGGGTATGGGTCGTAAATCCTCTCAACGGCGCAGAGCGCCCGGTCAAGCAGCGTATCCACAAATGGGATGAGCTGCGGGCCACCTGGCAGAACCAGCTACTCCCCATTCAAACCTCCTGA